A portion of the Pectobacterium brasiliense genome contains these proteins:
- the nrdR gene encoding transcriptional regulator NrdR, which translates to MHCPFCSAVDTKVIDSRLVGEGSQVRRRRQCLVCHERFTTFEVAELVMPRVIKSNEVREPFNEDKLRSGMLKALEKRPVSSDDVEMALNHIKSHLRATGEREVTTKMVGNLVMEALRKLDKVAYIRFASVYRSFEDIREFGEEIARLQD; encoded by the coding sequence ATGCATTGCCCATTTTGTTCCGCTGTTGATACCAAAGTCATTGATTCCCGTCTGGTCGGCGAAGGTTCGCAAGTACGTCGTCGGCGGCAGTGTCTGGTTTGTCATGAACGCTTCACCACGTTTGAAGTGGCTGAACTGGTGATGCCGCGAGTCATCAAAAGCAATGAAGTACGCGAGCCTTTTAATGAGGATAAATTGCGTAGCGGCATGCTGAAGGCGCTGGAAAAAAGGCCGGTCAGTTCTGATGACGTCGAAATGGCACTTAATCACATTAAATCTCATCTTCGTGCGACCGGAGAACGCGAGGTGACCACCAAGATGGTGGGCAACCTGGTGATGGAAGCGCTGAGAAAGCTGGATAAAGTGGCTTATATCCGCTTTGCATCGGTGTATCGCAGCTTTGAAGATATCCGCGAATTTGGCGAAGAAATTGCGCGTTTGCAGGATTAA
- a CDS encoding DUF3251 domain-containing protein, with amino-acid sequence MRTRYRVLSFLPALILLAGCAEQRQMPKLQNQIGQLNQQLQTLTDQATALERQNALNSQSTSGVYLLPAAQTSTVLESSIGRLNVSLRNIETEANGTSALLHIRTLDAKGLPAFGAQLDWGRLDPVSGKPLAGDTQTQSFVVSPTLLPKAEAIIELRLSGLSPEELGFVRLHQVQEIQSPPPVAATESP; translated from the coding sequence ATGAGAACCCGATATCGCGTACTGAGCTTCCTGCCAGCGCTAATTTTGCTCGCAGGGTGCGCTGAACAGCGCCAGATGCCAAAATTGCAAAATCAGATAGGCCAGCTCAATCAGCAATTACAAACGCTGACCGATCAGGCCACGGCATTAGAGCGACAAAATGCGTTGAATTCCCAGTCCACCTCCGGCGTTTATTTACTGCCAGCAGCACAAACCAGCACTGTGCTGGAAAGCAGTATTGGCAGACTCAACGTGTCGTTACGCAATATCGAGACGGAAGCGAACGGAACAAGCGCGTTGTTGCACATTCGCACGCTTGATGCGAAGGGGCTACCGGCCTTTGGCGCACAGCTTGACTGGGGACGACTCGACCCGGTGAGCGGGAAGCCTTTGGCTGGCGACACGCAAACACAGTCGTTTGTCGTCTCCCCTACTCTGTTACCAAAAGCCGAAGCGATTATTGAATTGCGCCTGAGCGGCCTGTCGCCGGAAGAACTCGGCTTTGTTCGTTTACATCAGGTTCAGGAAATACAGAGTCCGCCACCGGTTGCCGCCACCGAGTCCCCCTAG
- the secF gene encoding protein translocase subunit SecF, whose protein sequence is MRWDTLAFAISGLLIIASIAIMGVRGFNWGLDFTGGTVIEINLEKPIDLDVLRSSLETSGFSEPQVQNFGSSRDVMVRMPPVSGSENEALGNKVLKVVNDTFQQHATVKRIEFVGPSVGSDLAQAGALALLSALIAILIYIGFRFEWRLAMSAVLALAHDAIITMGLLSLFSIEIDLTIIASLMSVIGYSLNDKIVVSDRIRENFRKVRRGTPYEITNISLTQTLHRTIITSATTLAMIVILMVFGGALLHGFSLTMFIGVIIGTISSIYVSSALALKLGMKREHLIVQKVEKEGADQPSILP, encoded by the coding sequence ATGCGCTGGGACACATTGGCATTTGCCATTTCCGGTCTGCTGATCATCGCTTCTATCGCGATTATGGGTGTACGTGGTTTCAACTGGGGACTCGATTTTACCGGTGGTACGGTCATTGAGATTAACCTTGAGAAACCGATCGATCTCGATGTCCTGCGTAGTTCATTAGAGACCTCTGGGTTTTCAGAGCCGCAGGTGCAGAACTTCGGTAGCAGCCGTGACGTGATGGTACGCATGCCACCCGTGTCTGGCAGCGAGAACGAAGCGCTCGGTAACAAAGTGCTGAAGGTGGTGAACGATACCTTCCAGCAGCATGCGACGGTGAAACGTATTGAGTTTGTCGGGCCGAGCGTGGGGAGTGATTTGGCACAGGCGGGCGCATTGGCGCTGCTGTCTGCGTTGATTGCTATCCTTATTTATATCGGTTTTCGTTTTGAATGGCGTCTGGCGATGAGTGCCGTGCTGGCTTTGGCGCACGATGCGATCATCACGATGGGTCTGCTGTCTCTGTTCTCTATTGAGATTGACCTAACGATCATTGCGTCGTTGATGTCGGTAATTGGTTATTCACTTAACGATAAGATCGTGGTATCTGACCGTATTCGTGAGAACTTCCGCAAGGTTCGTCGTGGCACACCTTACGAGATTACCAACATCTCTCTGACACAGACGTTGCATCGTACCATCATCACATCGGCGACCACGCTGGCGATGATTGTGATCCTCATGGTCTTCGGTGGAGCCTTGTTGCATGGCTTCTCGTTGACGATGTTTATCGGTGTGATCATCGGTACGATCTCTTCTATCTACGTTTCTTCTGCTCTGGCGTTGAAACTGGGTATGAAGCGCGAACACTTGATCGTTCAGAAAGTGGAAAAAGAAGGGGCGGACCAACCGTCTATCCTGCCTTAA
- the secD gene encoding protein translocase subunit SecD → MLNRYPLWKYLMLVVVLFVGLLYALPNLYGEDPAVQVTGARGTAASETTLIQVQNVLKEQNITSKSIALENGAILARFSNPDVQLRAREALVNELGEKFVVALNLAPATPTWLRLLGAEPMKLGLDLRGGVHFLMEVDMDTALGKLQEQTMDSLRSDLREKNIPYASVRKIDNYGVEIRFRDAQTRDEGINYLTTRHRNLVLSSSGSNLLRAVMSDERLREAREYAVQQNINILRNRVNQLGVAEPLVQRQGADRIVVELPGIQDTARAKEILGATATLEFRLVNSNADATAAANGRVPGDSEVKNMRDGSPVVLFKRVILTGDHITDSTSSTDEYNQPQVNISLDSAGGNTMSNFTKDSIGKLMATLFVEYKDSGKKDATGRSILEKHEEVINVATIQSRLGNSFRITGIDNPNEARQLSLLLRAGALIAPIQIVEERTIGPTLGMQNITQGLEACLWGLIASILFMVFFYKKFGVIATSALVANLVLIVGVMSLLPGATLTMPGIAGIVLTLAVAVDANVLINERIKEELSNGRSVQQAIHEGYKGAFSSIVDANVTTLIKVIILYAVGTGSIKGFAITTAIGIATSMFTAIVGTRAIVNLLYGGKRINKLSI, encoded by the coding sequence GTGTTAAATCGTTATCCTTTGTGGAAGTACCTGATGCTGGTCGTGGTGTTGTTTGTCGGCCTGCTCTACGCACTTCCTAACCTATATGGTGAGGATCCGGCGGTACAAGTTACTGGCGCGCGGGGAACCGCCGCCAGCGAAACGACGCTGATCCAAGTCCAGAATGTTTTAAAAGAACAGAACATTACCAGTAAGTCGATTGCATTGGAAAACGGTGCAATTCTGGCTCGCTTCTCTAACCCTGATGTTCAGCTCCGTGCGCGTGAAGCGCTCGTTAATGAGCTGGGCGAAAAGTTCGTCGTTGCACTTAACCTGGCACCTGCTACGCCAACCTGGCTGCGGTTGTTGGGCGCTGAACCGATGAAATTGGGGCTTGACCTGCGCGGCGGCGTTCACTTCCTGATGGAAGTGGATATGGATACGGCGCTGGGTAAACTACAAGAACAAACCATGGACTCTTTGCGCAGCGATCTGCGTGAGAAGAACATTCCTTATGCCTCCGTGCGTAAAATTGATAATTACGGTGTCGAAATTCGTTTCCGTGATGCTCAAACGCGTGATGAGGGCATCAACTATCTGACGACTCGTCACCGTAATCTGGTTCTCAGCAGCAGCGGCAGCAACCTGTTACGCGCAGTGATGTCTGACGAACGTCTGCGTGAAGCACGTGAATACGCCGTACAGCAGAACATCAATATCCTGCGTAACCGTGTGAACCAACTGGGTGTTGCTGAGCCTCTGGTACAGCGTCAGGGTGCCGACCGCATCGTCGTTGAGTTGCCGGGTATTCAGGACACGGCGCGCGCGAAAGAAATTCTTGGTGCAACCGCTACGCTGGAATTCCGTCTGGTCAACAGTAATGCTGATGCAACCGCAGCGGCTAATGGCCGTGTGCCGGGCGACTCTGAAGTGAAGAACATGCGTGATGGCTCACCTGTGGTGTTGTTCAAGCGTGTGATTTTGACGGGCGACCATATTACCGATTCGACATCGAGTACGGATGAATACAACCAGCCTCAGGTGAATATTTCTCTGGACAGCGCGGGTGGCAACACCATGTCCAACTTCACCAAAGACAGTATCGGTAAGCTGATGGCGACGCTCTTTGTGGAATACAAAGACAGCGGCAAGAAAGATGCAACTGGCCGCTCGATATTGGAAAAACACGAAGAAGTGATCAACGTAGCGACGATTCAGTCGCGACTGGGTAATAGCTTCCGTATTACCGGCATTGATAACCCGAACGAAGCGCGTCAGCTTTCTCTGCTGTTGCGTGCGGGTGCGCTGATTGCACCGATCCAGATCGTTGAAGAACGCACCATTGGGCCAACGCTGGGGATGCAAAACATCACTCAGGGGCTGGAAGCCTGTTTGTGGGGCTTGATCGCATCGATCCTCTTTATGGTCTTCTTCTACAAGAAGTTTGGTGTCATCGCGACCAGTGCACTGGTTGCTAACCTGGTGTTGATTGTCGGCGTGATGTCGCTGCTGCCAGGGGCGACGCTGACCATGCCGGGTATCGCGGGTATCGTGCTTACGTTGGCGGTTGCAGTCGATGCTAACGTACTCATTAACGAACGTATCAAAGAAGAACTCAGTAATGGTCGCTCCGTGCAACAGGCCATTCATGAGGGCTACAAAGGTGCATTCAGTTCGATTGTTGATGCGAACGTCACGACGTTGATTAAAGTCATCATCCTGTATGCGGTTGGTACCGGTTCTATCAAAGGGTTTGCTATCACGACTGCGATTGGGATTGCGACCTCAATGTTTACGGCGATCGTCGGTACTCGTGCCATCGTTAACCTGCTTTACGGCGGTAAACGTATCAACAAGCTGTCTATCTAG
- the yajC gene encoding preprotein translocase subunit YajC — translation MSLFISDAVAATGAPAQGSPYSLVIMLAVFGLIFYFMILRPQQKRAKEHKKLMDSIGKGDEVLTTGGLVGRVTKVSETGYIAIALNETNEVVIKRDFVAAVLPKGTIKAL, via the coding sequence ATGAGTCTTTTCATCTCCGATGCTGTAGCTGCAACCGGCGCTCCGGCTCAGGGAAGCCCGTACTCTCTGGTTATTATGCTGGCCGTTTTTGGTCTTATTTTCTACTTTATGATCCTGCGTCCTCAGCAAAAACGCGCCAAGGAACACAAAAAGTTAATGGATTCTATCGGCAAGGGCGATGAAGTCTTAACGACTGGTGGCCTGGTTGGTCGCGTAACCAAAGTGTCCGAAACTGGCTATATTGCGATTGCGTTGAACGAGACCAATGAAGTGGTTATCAAACGTGATTTCGTGGCTGCCGTGCTGCCGAAGGGCACGATTAAGGCCCTGTAA
- the tgt gene encoding tRNA guanosine(34) transglycosylase Tgt: MKYELQTTDGRARRGRLIFERGVVETPAFMPVGTYGTVKGMTPEEVKETGAQILLGNTFHLWLRPGQEIMKLHGDLHDFMNWHGPILTDSGGFQVFSLGDIRKITEQGVHFRNPINGDSIFLSPEKSMEIQHDLGSDIVMIFDECTPYPADWDYAKRSMEMSLRWAKRSRQRFDELENKNALFGIIQGSVYEDLRDVSVKGLVDIGFDGYAVGGLAVGEPKEDMHRILEHVCPQIPEDKPRYLMGVGKPEDLVEGVRRGVDMFDCVMPTRNARNGHLFVTDGVVKIRNAKHKDDVSSLDEHCDCYTCRNYSRAYLHHLDRCNEILGARLNTIHNLRYYQRLMAGLRQAIEEGKLEHFVVDFYQRIGKPVPPLAEKDVAASS; the protein is encoded by the coding sequence GTGAAGTACGAATTACAAACAACGGACGGCCGTGCGCGACGCGGTAGATTGATTTTTGAACGTGGCGTAGTGGAAACCCCGGCTTTTATGCCCGTGGGGACGTACGGCACGGTGAAAGGCATGACGCCGGAAGAAGTGAAAGAGACCGGCGCACAGATTCTGCTCGGCAATACGTTCCATTTGTGGCTGCGTCCCGGTCAGGAAATCATGAAACTGCATGGCGATCTGCACGACTTCATGAACTGGCACGGCCCGATTCTGACGGACTCCGGCGGTTTTCAGGTATTTAGCCTCGGCGATATTCGCAAGATTACCGAACAGGGCGTGCATTTCCGTAACCCGATCAACGGGGACTCGATTTTCCTTAGCCCGGAAAAATCGATGGAGATTCAGCACGATCTCGGTTCCGACATCGTCATGATCTTTGATGAGTGTACGCCGTACCCTGCCGATTGGGATTACGCCAAGCGCTCTATGGAGATGTCGCTGCGCTGGGCAAAACGCAGCCGTCAGCGTTTTGATGAGCTGGAGAATAAAAATGCGCTGTTCGGTATTATTCAGGGAAGTGTTTACGAAGATTTACGTGATGTATCCGTAAAAGGTCTGGTAGACATTGGCTTTGATGGGTACGCTGTGGGCGGTTTGGCTGTAGGTGAGCCGAAAGAAGATATGCACCGTATTCTGGAGCACGTTTGCCCGCAGATTCCAGAAGATAAACCGCGCTACCTGATGGGCGTTGGCAAGCCGGAAGACTTAGTCGAAGGTGTCCGCCGCGGTGTCGATATGTTTGACTGTGTGATGCCAACGCGCAACGCACGTAACGGGCATCTCTTCGTGACTGATGGCGTAGTGAAAATCCGTAATGCGAAGCATAAAGATGATGTCAGCTCGCTGGATGAACACTGTGATTGCTACACGTGTCGCAATTATAGCCGCGCCTACTTGCATCATCTTGACCGTTGCAACGAAATACTCGGAGCACGACTCAATACCATTCATAACTTGCGTTATTATCAGCGTTTAATGGCAGGTTTACGCCAGGCCATTGAAGAGGGTAAATTAGAGCACTTTGTGGTGGATTTTTACCAACGCATAGGCAAACCGGTTCCGCCGCTTGCGGAAAAAGACGTCGCCGCAAGCAGCTGA
- a CDS encoding phage head-binding domain-containing protein produces MADITPNVVVSMPSQLFTLARSFKANANGKIYIGEIDSDPTIPENQIQVYIENEDGSHVPVAQPILINSAGYPVYNGQIAKFVTAQGHSMAIYDAYNVQQFYFPNVLKYDPDQLRADLSVNTGASLIKTSSGNTVQQEIDGIKKDISVITNTSFNSIDDVFLASIDSNDITIKYKYGVINYKSTGVVTQSSSASGDGYLIYDSNGKEFKINEPKRTYLNNGRFSFTELWYAEKLDPSFFIKLSSIGVSNIVLYSWSPYGLKAFENFLNLCEIYGFGVVFQPVSNGEYSNNIPSDFGFFSSLLDHNAVIGLYLLDEPTLDNYPISRQSTIISVAKGLSDKPLYVSTNSEANFNVIPVHKDFDFVFTSNYSHYVDVDGLTVYAATTWALAEENGFRRGRVIPLLTAYYYPEEVPVFNRTQMVDVNNYISERFDKFGVFMFYGGRDAASHRYIENDDEIYSLLMNSLSRSNNSRTMGMFRELMTGGVADSSIFMDYKIPSNPESVVWLDGSTSGNWSVNNKCPRLKTGMMVPVEFGRYVVIEKIIASFVDENGPSNTSVISLYINPQINSGVKIPQTSTITGGGDAVFSFDQQYRVRAISIAVDSMATSAEYLNLLRLGVVYREI; encoded by the coding sequence ATGGCGGATATCACACCAAACGTTGTTGTCAGCATGCCATCCCAACTCTTCACCCTGGCTCGCTCGTTCAAGGCCAATGCCAACGGCAAGATTTACATTGGAGAAATTGATTCCGATCCGACTATTCCTGAAAACCAGATTCAGGTTTACATCGAAAACGAGGACGGTAGCCACGTTCCTGTTGCTCAGCCTATCTTGATTAACTCCGCTGGCTATCCGGTGTACAACGGGCAGATTGCCAAGTTCGTGACCGCGCAAGGACACTCGATGGCGATTTACGACGCCTACAACGTGCAGCAATTCTATTTCCCGAACGTGCTGAAGTATGACCCGGATCAGTTGCGTGCGGATTTGTCTGTAAACACCGGGGCAAGTTTGATAAAAACATCAAGTGGGAATACAGTTCAGCAAGAGATAGATGGAATAAAAAAAGACATATCAGTTATAACGAATACTTCATTCAATAGTATTGATGATGTCTTTTTGGCATCAATTGATTCAAATGATATAACAATAAAATATAAGTATGGAGTAATAAATTACAAATCAACCGGAGTAGTGACGCAGTCAAGTTCAGCATCGGGAGACGGATATTTGATTTATGATTCAAATGGTAAGGAGTTCAAGATAAATGAACCAAAGAGAACATATTTAAATAATGGCCGATTTTCATTTACTGAGTTATGGTACGCGGAAAAACTAGACCCTTCATTTTTTATAAAACTATCAAGCATTGGTGTTTCAAATATAGTTCTTTACTCGTGGTCTCCATATGGGTTAAAGGCGTTCGAGAACTTCTTGAATCTATGCGAAATATATGGCTTCGGTGTTGTTTTTCAGCCTGTGTCTAATGGGGAATATAGTAATAATATACCAAGTGATTTCGGTTTTTTTTCAAGTTTGCTAGATCACAACGCAGTAATCGGGCTTTATCTTCTTGATGAACCAACCCTTGATAACTACCCGATTTCTAGACAATCTACGATTATATCTGTGGCTAAAGGCCTATCTGACAAGCCTCTTTACGTATCCACAAACTCGGAAGCAAATTTTAACGTAATTCCAGTTCATAAAGACTTTGACTTTGTTTTTACTAGCAATTATTCACATTATGTTGATGTAGATGGCTTAACAGTTTACGCTGCTACGACTTGGGCGCTGGCAGAAGAAAACGGATTTAGGAGGGGGAGAGTAATCCCGTTGCTCACTGCATATTATTACCCAGAAGAAGTTCCGGTTTTCAACCGAACTCAGATGGTTGATGTAAATAACTACATATCTGAGAGATTCGATAAATTTGGTGTTTTTATGTTTTATGGTGGAAGGGATGCCGCTAGTCACCGCTATATAGAGAACGATGATGAAATTTATTCTCTATTGATGAATTCCTTGAGTAGATCGAATAATTCAAGAACTATGGGGATGTTTAGAGAGTTGATGACTGGAGGGGTTGCAGATAGTAGTATATTTATGGATTATAAAATACCATCAAATCCAGAAAGCGTAGTGTGGTTAGACGGCTCAACATCAGGAAATTGGTCTGTAAATAATAAATGCCCACGACTAAAAACAGGAATGATGGTACCAGTCGAATTCGGTAGATATGTAGTTATTGAGAAGATAATTGCATCATTTGTTGATGAAAACGGACCGTCAAATACATCAGTTATTTCACTGTACATAAATCCACAAATAAACTCTGGTGTTAAAATTCCTCAGACATCAACCATTACCGGTGGGGGGGATGCAGTATTCTCATTCGACCAACAATATCGAGTTCGCGCCATCAGTATTGCTGTTGATTCGATGGCGACATCCGCTGAGTATTTGAATTTATTGCGGCTGGGTGTTGTATACCGGGAAATCTGA
- a CDS encoding ORF6N domain-containing protein yields the protein MSIIATTDAAIKQGMPVIVHSGVPVVTTEQIASFYGCTKNNIKKNYSCNSSRFAEGKHYFVISGSVLKDLKNSVTFGNQVDKRAPKLTLWTERGAARHAKMLETDRAWDVFEKLEDFYFSQRGEVEQVRKVRQSTATQLIPLRQTAERLITTGIGKIYPDIWKLVHERFDVEHIHQLQPAQIKEAVAYLDGLEGEFIGKEKRAAKSSFTDEEIQVLCWLWSYADYMCDYMRQVYPMLRAAEHRLAGAYCSMPLESPRTINAARRILLGATEHIDSGPTRQDNWRVLYRMRHEHDIHPQIGE from the coding sequence ATGTCAATTATAGCAACTACCGATGCAGCTATCAAACAAGGTATGCCCGTAATCGTTCATTCTGGCGTTCCTGTTGTTACCACTGAGCAGATCGCAAGTTTCTACGGCTGCACCAAAAACAACATCAAGAAAAATTACTCCTGCAACTCCTCAAGATTTGCAGAAGGTAAGCATTACTTTGTGATAAGTGGTTCAGTATTAAAGGATTTAAAGAACTCGGTTACTTTCGGTAACCAAGTCGATAAGCGTGCACCTAAGTTAACTCTCTGGACAGAACGTGGAGCCGCCCGCCATGCCAAGATGCTTGAAACAGATCGCGCATGGGACGTATTCGAGAAGCTGGAGGATTTCTACTTTAGCCAGCGTGGTGAAGTGGAGCAGGTTCGCAAGGTTCGCCAATCAACCGCAACACAGCTTATCCCGCTGCGCCAGACAGCCGAGCGCTTAATCACTACCGGCATCGGAAAAATTTACCCTGATATCTGGAAGTTGGTGCATGAGCGCTTCGACGTTGAACACATCCACCAGTTGCAGCCAGCGCAGATAAAAGAAGCAGTGGCCTATCTGGACGGACTGGAAGGGGAGTTTATCGGCAAAGAGAAGAGGGCAGCGAAAAGCAGCTTCACCGATGAAGAAATTCAGGTTCTGTGCTGGCTGTGGAGTTACGCCGACTACATGTGTGACTACATGAGGCAGGTTTACCCGATGCTTCGTGCCGCCGAACATAGACTTGCTGGGGCGTATTGCTCTATGCCTTTGGAATCACCGAGAACAATCAATGCTGCCAGAAGAATACTGTTAGGCGCTACCGAGCACATCGATTCAGGGCCAACAAGACAGGACAACTGGCGCGTTCTTTATCGTATGCGACATGAGCATGACATACACCCTCAAATAGGCGAATAA
- a CDS encoding ClpX C4-type zinc finger protein has product MIKDGVRHCSFCGKSQNESAMLVVGKERDASICNLCIGLCVQEMGNKLHELNSTIDITPKE; this is encoded by the coding sequence ATGATTAAGGATGGTGTTAGGCATTGCTCGTTTTGCGGCAAAAGCCAAAATGAGTCAGCAATGCTTGTGGTGGGAAAGGAGCGCGATGCATCGATCTGTAACTTATGCATTGGTTTATGTGTTCAGGAGATGGGTAACAAGCTGCACGAATTAAATTCAACAATCGATATCACCCCAAAAGAGTGA
- a CDS encoding Arc family DNA-binding protein encodes MQGARKLPQFNLRWPQKDLDLIRKVAEENGRSANTEIYRRVMESLKREGVTV; translated from the coding sequence ATGCAAGGCGCAAGAAAATTACCGCAATTTAACCTGCGATGGCCTCAGAAGGATTTGGATTTGATACGCAAGGTAGCAGAGGAAAATGGGCGTTCGGCAAACACTGAGATTTACCGCAGAGTGATGGAAAGCCTTAAGCGAGAAGGGGTGACGGTATGA
- a CDS encoding Arc family DNA-binding protein → MSREDPQFKLRLPPDLKAKVTQRAKMNGRSLNAELVQIVQDAVAKPSPVSGYRDEAERLADQQAEQFKAVVFETLKTMYGKDK, encoded by the coding sequence ATGTCCAGAGAAGATCCGCAGTTTAAACTAAGGCTTCCTCCTGACTTAAAAGCAAAAGTGACTCAGCGTGCTAAGATGAACGGACGTTCTCTCAATGCTGAATTGGTGCAAATTGTGCAGGATGCAGTAGCCAAGCCATCCCCCGTGTCAGGCTACCGTGATGAAGCAGAGAGACTGGCAGATCAACAGGCCGAGCAGTTCAAGGCTGTTGTGTTTGAGACGCTTAAAACTATGTACGGGAAGGATAAATAG
- a CDS encoding phage DNA ejection protein, translating into MAQFGGISGLGAPIDYYETMIPDFRAEALQETQNRLGQQQVIGAQMQNQQMQRQISEEAQLRQALPEAINDPAKLQALALKYPTQRKAIQDQLGFKNEQDVSALNSAVNDISTALKLGPEAMARALVKHNPTVEKVGSSAQELMKLFMDDPNQLDGVLQQVQFGLLGAKDRFAVKNDMAQRQNESARLAEQVRSNRAGEAAQWANIGIAQQNANIRKLELEDKKFDRQIARESNQLQQDRLRQEMASNREKSVQAKTEMVGAYDSQMNQVSNMLDTVNQVKGSGGNPQQGQPDPRIKPEVFDRIFGFGGSVNSMVPGTESADAWQKIQQMQGQARLMGVIGMKGTGPVSDSEGQAAAKAFLSINQSMSPKAARAAINNWEQVLRRQETYLNKQRPTVDRYRSEIDTHNQQNQPSAQSLPQNAEQQGGYSNLWGG; encoded by the coding sequence ATGGCACAATTCGGCGGCATTTCGGGGCTCGGTGCTCCGATTGATTATTATGAAACGATGATCCCAGACTTTCGCGCTGAGGCATTGCAGGAGACGCAGAATCGATTAGGTCAGCAACAAGTGATCGGGGCGCAGATGCAGAACCAGCAGATGCAGCGACAAATCAGCGAGGAAGCGCAACTAAGACAAGCGCTCCCGGAGGCGATTAACGATCCGGCTAAGTTGCAGGCTCTGGCGCTGAAATATCCTACTCAACGAAAAGCCATTCAAGACCAGTTGGGCTTTAAGAATGAACAGGATGTATCTGCTCTGAACTCTGCCGTGAATGATATATCTACGGCGTTAAAGTTGGGGCCGGAAGCAATGGCCCGTGCTTTGGTGAAACATAACCCAACCGTAGAGAAGGTGGGTTCCAGCGCTCAGGAATTAATGAAACTTTTCATGGATGACCCGAATCAATTAGATGGGGTACTGCAACAGGTTCAGTTTGGCCTGTTAGGAGCTAAAGACCGTTTCGCAGTGAAAAACGATATGGCACAACGCCAGAATGAATCTGCGCGACTGGCAGAGCAGGTACGTAGCAATAGGGCTGGTGAGGCTGCTCAATGGGCCAATATAGGGATAGCTCAGCAAAACGCGAATATCCGAAAGTTAGAGCTTGAGGATAAAAAATTCGATCGCCAGATCGCGCGAGAGTCCAATCAATTACAGCAAGATAGGCTGCGCCAAGAAATGGCGTCGAATCGTGAAAAATCTGTTCAAGCAAAAACAGAGATGGTTGGCGCTTATGACTCCCAGATGAATCAGGTTAGCAACATGCTTGACACGGTTAATCAGGTCAAGGGGAGTGGAGGAAATCCGCAGCAGGGCCAACCAGACCCGCGTATTAAGCCGGAAGTATTTGATAGAATATTTGGCTTTGGCGGGTCGGTTAATTCGATGGTTCCCGGCACTGAGTCTGCTGATGCATGGCAAAAAATCCAGCAGATGCAGGGTCAGGCAAGGCTAATGGGTGTAATTGGCATGAAGGGGACAGGTCCGGTGTCTGATTCAGAAGGTCAGGCGGCAGCAAAAGCATTCCTTTCTATTAATCAAAGTATGTCGCCAAAAGCGGCAAGGGCTGCGATTAACAATTGGGAACAGGTTTTGCGTAGACAGGAGACGTACTTGAACAAGCAGCGACCTACTGTTGATCGCTATCGATCTGAAATTGACACGCACAATCAACAGAACCAGCCATCAGCGCAATCTCTTCCTCAAAATGCTGAACAACAGGGCGGCTATTCCAATTTGTGGGGTGGGTAA